A genomic stretch from Pontibacter liquoris includes:
- a CDS encoding beta-L-arabinofuranosidase domain-containing protein: MKRILAIGLMAWMVVGQAKAQNYTNNKAPLQPKTYIELPLGSIKPKGWLHEMLLRQKNGASGQLDKLYPQVMGPRNGWLGGDGDQWERGPYWIDGLLPLAYILDDQELKAKVQPWIEWSINSQREDGYFGPATDYGPEKGLQRNNAQDWWPKMVMLKVLQQYYSATGDQRVIKLMSNYFKYQLKTLPEKPLGNWSFWAEYRSADNLQAVYWLYNITGEKHLLDLANLLHKQGYDYVDMFLNRDDLTRINTIHGVNLAQGIKEPVIYYQQQPEEKYLQAVKKAFADIRQFHGQPQGMYGADEALHGNNPTQGSELCSAVELMFSLEKMMEITGDLQFADHLERVAFNTLPTQVSDDFMVRQYFQQVNQVHVSRHPRNFDINHGETDLVYGLLTGYPCCTSNMHQGWPKFTQNLWYATKDNGLAALVFSPSEVRAKVGDGVKVKMTEETNYPFTEAITFKLAIEGKQKKVAFPFHVRIPSWSKNAKVAINGKPWSGEVKPNSIIVINRTWKSGDVVTLDLPMHIETSTWYENAMAVERGPLVYALKVEETWNKKPITDDPGRFGKEYFEVKPASNWNYGILDFPKEKTQEVFTVIKKETKNAYPWNLAGAPIEIKVKGKQLPFWNLYNEMAGPQPYSRMIYGISAIQEMPEVELTLIPYGCTTLRVTEFPVIKEYK; this comes from the coding sequence ATGAAAAGAATATTGGCTATAGGATTAATGGCCTGGATGGTTGTTGGCCAGGCAAAAGCACAAAACTATACTAATAACAAAGCTCCGCTTCAACCAAAAACATACATCGAGCTGCCCTTGGGCAGCATCAAGCCTAAAGGGTGGCTGCACGAGATGCTCCTGCGGCAGAAGAACGGCGCCAGCGGACAGTTAGACAAGTTATACCCACAGGTGATGGGACCCCGGAACGGCTGGCTTGGCGGCGACGGTGATCAGTGGGAGCGTGGCCCCTACTGGATTGACGGACTGCTGCCGCTGGCCTACATATTGGATGACCAGGAACTGAAGGCGAAAGTGCAGCCCTGGATCGAGTGGAGTATAAACAGCCAGCGGGAAGACGGTTATTTTGGCCCGGCCACAGATTACGGGCCTGAGAAAGGCCTTCAGCGCAATAACGCGCAGGACTGGTGGCCCAAAATGGTGATGCTCAAAGTGCTGCAGCAATACTATTCTGCCACCGGAGATCAGCGGGTGATCAAGCTGATGAGCAACTATTTTAAGTACCAGCTGAAAACGCTGCCAGAAAAACCATTGGGCAACTGGTCGTTCTGGGCGGAGTACCGCTCGGCAGATAACCTGCAGGCAGTTTACTGGCTCTATAACATTACCGGCGAAAAGCATCTGTTAGATCTGGCAAACCTGCTGCACAAGCAAGGATACGATTATGTGGACATGTTCCTGAACAGGGACGACCTGACGCGCATTAACACCATACATGGGGTTAATCTTGCCCAGGGTATAAAGGAGCCTGTGATTTATTACCAGCAGCAACCCGAAGAAAAGTACCTGCAAGCCGTTAAAAAAGCCTTTGCAGATATCCGCCAGTTTCATGGGCAGCCACAGGGGATGTATGGTGCGGACGAGGCGCTGCACGGAAACAACCCCACGCAGGGCTCTGAGCTATGCTCGGCGGTGGAGCTGATGTTCTCCCTGGAGAAGATGATGGAGATCACAGGTGACCTACAGTTTGCCGATCATCTGGAGCGGGTCGCCTTCAATACGTTGCCAACCCAGGTGTCAGATGATTTCATGGTCCGCCAGTATTTCCAGCAGGTAAATCAGGTGCACGTTTCCCGCCATCCCCGAAACTTCGACATCAATCATGGCGAAACAGACCTGGTGTATGGGTTACTCACAGGCTATCCTTGCTGCACCTCCAACATGCACCAGGGCTGGCCTAAATTTACGCAGAACCTCTGGTATGCCACCAAGGATAACGGACTTGCCGCCCTGGTTTTTTCGCCCAGCGAGGTGAGGGCCAAAGTAGGGGACGGCGTGAAGGTGAAGATGACGGAAGAAACGAATTACCCGTTTACCGAAGCCATCACCTTTAAGCTGGCTATAGAAGGCAAGCAGAAGAAAGTAGCCTTTCCCTTCCATGTACGAATCCCATCCTGGAGCAAAAACGCCAAAGTAGCCATCAACGGCAAGCCCTGGTCGGGCGAGGTAAAACCTAACAGCATTATCGTCATCAACCGGACCTGGAAGTCGGGCGATGTGGTAACGCTTGATCTGCCGATGCACATTGAAACCAGCACCTGGTATGAGAACGCCATGGCCGTGGAGCGTGGGCCCTTGGTCTACGCGCTGAAAGTGGAAGAAACCTGGAACAAGAAACCGATAACCGATGACCCGGGCCGGTTTGGCAAAGAGTACTTTGAGGTGAAGCCGGCCTCCAACTGGAACTATGGCATCCTGGACTTTCCGAAGGAGAAGACACAGGAAGTTTTTACAGTAATAAAGAAAGAGACCAAGAATGCCTACCCCTGGAACCTGGCTGGTGCCCCGATCGAGATAAAGGTGAAGGGCAAGCAACTGCCTTTCTGGAACCTGTACAACGAGATGGCCGGACCGCAGCCCTATAGCCGGATGATTTATGGCATATCAGCAATCCAGGAAATGCCCGAAGTAGAACTGACCCTCATACCTTATGGTTGCACCACGCTTCGGGTAACAGAGTTTCCGGTTATCAAGGAATATAAGTAA
- a CDS encoding DUF2961 domain-containing protein, protein MKKQLIPVHTFFLAFICLLLSQCASVKKGTGESEITFNTLLQEMADREALARYPFPEYTLAQFSSYDRAMVKPGDSTWFANWDRSMFIRQELTDGRKEYVMFDTLGPGAVVRFWMTFDGENSGRGILRFYLDGSKEPVIAAPAVDVLSGTVLTNGPLATSVSNATDYKMRGHNLYLPIPYAKSCKITYESNNIQDAGAKTGGESVYYNINYRTYKNARVKTFTMAETAAANKTLETVQQKLSARDRGMEELKTASFPISAEINAGKTVEVPLAAGPNAVRKIQIKLSADNLAQALRSTILEISFDGDRTVWCPVGDFFGTGYQLRASNTWYTQVDTVSGMLSAWWVMPFEKEAKLTLRNLADFPVKAEGDILTSPWKWDERSMHFGASWHQFTNLFTGEMKNNEGGGDPFDINYVQVNGKGTYVGDAISLFNTVYAWWGEGDEKVYVDGEKFPSHVGTGTEDYYGYAWCRPERFSNHPFIAQPDGSGNFVPGYTVNMRLRSLDAIPFTSSLRFDMEMWHWTRAHINFAPVSFYYMLPGGKANIAPDVKDAREPVVLKRSDLISPVVAAGKIEGEHMIYEHATGGNFRYQNTKKYNWSDNMQVFWQDTKEGDKLTLAFVSDKAGEYTIAAQLTKAPDYGKFRVSVNGKQSAKVIDAYSDKVRVESQDLGRFQVHKGRNTVEVEVLKARPNEKKTAFFGLDYLLVR, encoded by the coding sequence ATGAAAAAACAACTCATACCCGTTCATACTTTCTTTCTGGCCTTTATCTGCCTGCTCCTGAGCCAGTGTGCTTCTGTTAAAAAAGGCACGGGCGAAAGTGAGATCACGTTCAACACCCTGTTGCAGGAGATGGCGGACCGGGAGGCGCTGGCCCGTTACCCTTTCCCGGAGTATACCCTGGCGCAGTTCAGCAGCTACGACCGGGCCATGGTAAAGCCCGGCGACTCGACCTGGTTTGCCAACTGGGACCGTTCCATGTTCATCCGCCAGGAGCTTACAGACGGCCGCAAAGAGTATGTGATGTTCGACACGCTGGGGCCGGGTGCTGTGGTGCGTTTCTGGATGACATTTGACGGGGAAAACAGTGGCAGAGGCATCCTTCGCTTTTACCTGGATGGAAGTAAAGAACCGGTGATCGCAGCCCCGGCTGTTGATGTGCTCAGTGGCACCGTGCTGACAAACGGCCCATTGGCAACCTCTGTAAGCAATGCAACGGACTATAAAATGAGGGGGCACAATTTATACTTGCCCATCCCTTATGCCAAAAGCTGCAAGATCACCTATGAAAGCAACAACATTCAGGATGCAGGCGCGAAGACGGGCGGGGAATCTGTATACTACAACATCAACTACCGCACCTATAAAAATGCCCGGGTAAAAACCTTTACGATGGCAGAAACCGCAGCTGCCAACAAGACCCTCGAAACAGTTCAGCAAAAGCTAAGTGCCAGGGACCGGGGCATGGAAGAGTTAAAGACCGCCTCCTTTCCGATAAGTGCTGAAATAAATGCCGGCAAAACCGTTGAGGTGCCACTTGCAGCCGGCCCGAATGCCGTCCGGAAGATCCAGATAAAGTTGTCGGCAGACAACCTGGCGCAGGCCCTGCGGAGTACAATCCTGGAGATAAGCTTTGACGGCGATAGAACGGTCTGGTGTCCGGTGGGGGATTTCTTCGGAACAGGCTATCAGCTGCGCGCCTCTAACACCTGGTACACGCAAGTAGATACGGTAAGTGGGATGCTTTCAGCCTGGTGGGTGATGCCTTTTGAGAAAGAAGCAAAACTGACCCTGCGCAACCTGGCCGATTTTCCGGTAAAAGCCGAGGGAGATATTTTGACCAGCCCCTGGAAATGGGATGAGAGAAGTATGCATTTCGGCGCCAGCTGGCATCAGTTTACCAACCTGTTTACAGGCGAAATGAAGAACAACGAAGGGGGTGGCGATCCTTTTGACATTAACTATGTGCAGGTAAATGGTAAAGGAACCTATGTCGGAGACGCTATTTCGCTTTTTAACACGGTATATGCCTGGTGGGGAGAGGGGGATGAAAAAGTATACGTTGACGGGGAGAAGTTTCCCTCTCATGTGGGCACGGGCACCGAAGATTATTATGGCTATGCGTGGTGTCGTCCGGAGCGGTTCTCCAACCATCCCTTCATTGCGCAGCCCGACGGAAGCGGCAACTTTGTGCCAGGCTATACGGTGAACATGCGTTTGAGAAGCCTGGACGCCATCCCATTTACCAGTTCTCTCAGATTCGATATGGAGATGTGGCACTGGACACGTGCCCACATCAACTTTGCCCCTGTTTCTTTTTACTACATGCTGCCCGGCGGTAAGGCCAACATTGCCCCGGATGTGAAAGATGCCAGGGAGCCGGTGGTGCTGAAGCGTTCCGACCTGATCTCACCGGTTGTCGCTGCAGGTAAAATCGAGGGCGAGCACATGATCTATGAGCATGCTACCGGCGGAAACTTCCGCTACCAGAACACCAAGAAGTATAACTGGAGTGACAACATGCAGGTTTTCTGGCAGGACACGAAGGAAGGCGACAAGCTTACACTTGCCTTTGTGTCAGACAAGGCGGGGGAATATACGATCGCAGCGCAGCTAACAAAGGCACCGGATTACGGAAAATTCAGGGTCAGCGTGAATGGAAAGCAGAGCGCAAAGGTGATCGATGCTTACAGCGACAAGGTTAGGGTGGAATCGCAGGATCTAGGTCGCTTTCAGGTGCACAAGGGGAGGAACACAGTTGAAGTGGAGGTGCTCAAGGCCAGGCCGAATGAAAAGAAAACAGCCTTCTTCGGGCTTGATTATCTGCTGGTCAGATAA